The proteins below come from a single Angustibacter sp. Root456 genomic window:
- a CDS encoding universal stress protein, with protein sequence MTLPLTRRTLAEHHDLALADAVVVGFDGSWHSRPAVERAADEAAQRGMHLKLLSLVTTDVDTSLSPHAQDLDEQQRMTIARTIAEDVAEQVVSARPGLLATVDVVGVPDPDAVREHLSTCRLLVVGDRGGHGARAFLLGTTSRELVRSVSCPVLVVPDDWLAQEPAAQGAMSHAVLVGVGRGAEAAHTLQVAAAEAQRNGAHLLVLHSYAGAPGESPEARLEHGREVVEQALTSAAIDPAVHVTTVFTPDPAAEALLLHASRTRLLVIGSRGPIALARLSIGSVSRQVLDEATAPVLVVP encoded by the coding sequence ATGACACTCCCCCTCACGCGGCGGACCCTCGCCGAGCACCACGACCTCGCGCTGGCTGACGCCGTCGTGGTGGGCTTCGACGGCAGCTGGCACAGCCGGCCGGCGGTCGAGCGCGCCGCCGACGAGGCAGCGCAGCGAGGCATGCACCTCAAGCTGCTGTCGCTCGTCACGACGGACGTCGACACGTCGCTCAGCCCGCACGCGCAGGACCTCGACGAGCAGCAGCGGATGACGATCGCCCGCACGATCGCCGAGGACGTCGCCGAGCAGGTCGTGAGCGCGCGTCCCGGCCTGCTCGCGACGGTCGACGTCGTGGGCGTGCCCGACCCGGACGCGGTGCGCGAGCACCTCTCGACCTGCCGGCTGCTGGTGGTCGGCGACCGCGGCGGCCACGGCGCCCGGGCGTTCCTGCTCGGGACGACGAGCCGCGAGCTGGTGCGGTCGGTGAGCTGCCCGGTGCTCGTCGTCCCGGACGACTGGCTGGCGCAGGAGCCGGCCGCGCAGGGAGCGATGTCGCACGCCGTCCTGGTGGGCGTCGGGCGGGGCGCGGAGGCGGCGCACACGCTGCAGGTCGCGGCCGCCGAGGCGCAGCGCAACGGGGCGCACCTGCTGGTGCTGCACTCCTACGCGGGGGCGCCAGGGGAGTCCCCCGAGGCGCGGCTCGAGCACGGGCGAGAGGTCGTCGAGCAGGCTCTGACGAGCGCCGCCATCGACCCCGCGGTGCACGTCACCACCGTGTTCACGCCCGACCCGGCCGCCGAGGCGCTGCTGCTGCACGCGAGCCGCACCCGGCTGCTCGTGATCGGCTCGCGCGGCCCCATCGCGCTCGCGCGGCTGTCGATCGGGTCGGTGAGCCGGCAGGTGCTCGACGAAGCGACTGCGCCCGTCCTCGTCGTCCCCTGA